A section of the Candidatus Eisenbacteria bacterium genome encodes:
- a CDS encoding tetratricopeptide repeat protein: MPATIAPPRRARIRLREWTVGLVILSAVVVAAVWMSSMRSQPSREAIALNNQGHDSLNSGRLQVARRHFQSALARSPRFAEAKLNLATVLHREGDDDAAAGLYGEVLREQPKRRELIAAAHYGLGEIDLQADAWPSAVAHLSAATLGDSARVEYPNNLAFALIRAGRTDEALATLRTAQQRFPGEPSLLKNAALAWFERARPDSALSAANAAVRLRPDFVAAWVLKTRSEAALGDLAAARASLATVERLGADESSVREAQDAVREAATPR, from the coding sequence ATGCCGGCGACGATCGCGCCACCGCGCCGCGCCCGCATCCGGCTTCGCGAGTGGACCGTGGGGCTCGTGATCCTGAGTGCGGTCGTGGTCGCGGCGGTCTGGATGTCGTCGATGCGCAGCCAGCCGAGCCGCGAAGCGATCGCGCTCAACAACCAGGGCCACGATTCGTTGAACTCGGGGCGGCTGCAGGTGGCGCGCCGGCACTTCCAGTCGGCGCTCGCGCGATCACCCCGATTCGCGGAAGCGAAGCTCAATCTGGCCACGGTGCTGCATCGCGAGGGCGACGACGATGCCGCCGCGGGCCTCTACGGAGAAGTGCTCCGCGAGCAGCCGAAGCGCCGTGAGCTGATCGCTGCCGCACACTACGGGCTCGGCGAGATCGACCTGCAGGCCGACGCGTGGCCGAGTGCGGTCGCGCACCTGAGTGCGGCCACCCTCGGCGATTCGGCGCGCGTCGAGTACCCGAACAATCTCGCCTTCGCGCTCATCCGGGCCGGGCGGACCGACGAAGCGCTGGCGACCCTGCGCACCGCCCAGCAGCGTTTTCCGGGCGAGCCGTCGCTGCTCAAGAACGCGGCGCTGGCGTGGTTCGAGCGCGCGCGTCCGGACAGCGCGCTGAGCGCGGCGAACGCCGCCGTGCGACTGCGCCCCGACTTCGTCGCAGCGTGGGTTCTCAAGACCCGCAGCGAGGCGGCGCTCGGTGACCTGGCGGCCGCGCGAGCGAGTCTCGCGACCGTGGAACGCCTGGGCGCCGACGAATCGTCGGTGCGCGAGGCGCAGGATGCCGTGCGGG